A stretch of Babesia bigemina genome assembly Bbig001, chromosome : III DNA encodes these proteins:
- a CDS encoding Probable DNA-directed RNA polymerase: MSRQTSLINRPETADMMELAQGVKKVEWITDSRSPLCGTFIVYLEDHTFGTLMRSRLSKDERVAFVGYRVPHPLENKLEIRLRCKVDSPFTVMLNALSSVRSNVAHLKKVYMVGYCRSCRKDGVDIEDWKVCISPQVEPYITTTHITALDVCKAPVTLSNYNFVVVLGYANGIICLSGVDAQGQFHIVSHNDRNSAQVLHLEVHVDIEADKRGKAALHSFALFEGGTIVRFAWDTLQQISIECGYGINGMHASLAHSVIAQYAPDRMVLRCLDTDSILRTFENIGSDTWEEWALAFHPHRRLLAFAGTNAIRYTSAPRWEIYQFGDGVVHSEPISCLQFTALGDIVVLLTASQDNIAVWDFDTQSVLYRRTGCEFRLCFLTDLRENEVSLAILGHVYDRKPWTLTRLTLPADDRMEEVGVKRLAEASSSSKGADAQVNKRLRRMVDDEAEDAGDDVAEDAGDDVAEDEGGLFDGVDNIDVDAEKPEAPASPSRHRRRNVDVFDVLNDESSIALMEDIERLKRRVAQLERRTEARYNLTPGSCPAPHDESSQWLMYWDDGGQITKQGSGDSTTLHVHLYSGPNAGYIQKHDSHNCHTAALCGRALVTGSELAVDNAPQGLLTVYNLGTNEIWQRRLRHESIASVAVSDEFVAVLGDGVLYIFSFAGSMLGVYRLKGAPVGLAAKGNILAVISECTSNPRSSTVYSTRLLWVNGLRGLARNSLNRVVDLYDDVLVLPPNRHVSWLSISDQLNLWVGDSSGQLMSLVPAMASFHKLGGVSFEWVPSLHLADLGGESSSEEKSNRIRAFPLYVNEQKLCYIRLKEGERYPHSHAPVNFLGYTLRKAPLRIEGASGAYMPFNKFHSVMTRDPKLKEVGPAGIVEDVAAIPWQQYDEMRHSLTLQGAQLELLMQLQQAYGFWFRDAERVTQKAATSMGNVELVHDKWLLRMLRKVKGQRQDSNVLYDVLRMIRYQRCLDTAAEILSDQMDGRQRRVLREASMLLANGPNRDFLFPSRENKAPDANDAQQPRADGEPDAGRGVHDVTVLNRTVVADKDTVPVSVAAPAKAVPPSAAPKPKAPAKPVHGFVEVDGNPEDKSNWMEQVFRP, translated from the exons ATGTCGCGCCAGACGTCGCTTATAAATCGGCCGGAGACGGCCGATATGATGGAGTTAGCCCAGGGCGTCAAGAA GGTCGAGTGGATCACCGATTCGAGATCTCCGCTCTGCGGCACCTTTATCGTATATCTGGAGGATCACACGTTCGGCACGCTTATGAGATC CCGGCTGAGCAAGGACGAACGTGTTGCGTTCGTTGGATACCGCGTCCCTCACCCCCTGGAAAACAAGCTAGAAATCCGTCTACGTTGCAAAGTAGACAGCCCGTTTACCGTCATGTTGAATGCCCTATCTAGCGTGCGCAGTAACGTGGCACACCTGAAGAAGGTGTACATGGTAGGTTATTGTCGCTCATGCC GGAAGGATGGAGTGGACATCGAGGACTGGAAAGTCTGCATCAGTCCACAGGTGGAGCCGTATATCACTACCACGCATATAACAGCCCTGGATGTCTGCAAAGCGCCCGTCACTCTCAGCAATTACAACTTTGTCGTCGTGCTGGGATACGCCAACGGCATCATCTGTCTTTCCGGCGTGGACGCCCAGGGGCAGTTCCACATAGTATCGCATAACGACAGGAACAGTGCCCAGGTGCTCCACCTGGAGGTTCACGTCGACATTGAGGCGGATAAAAGGGGCAAAGCCGCGCTTCACAGCTTCGCGCTGTTTGAGGGCGGCACCATCGTGCGTTTTGCATGGGACACCCTGCAGCAGATCTCCATAGAGTG CGGCTACGGCATCAACGGAATGCACGCCAGCTTGGCTCACAGTGTGATTGCGCAGTACGCCCCGGACCGCATGGTGCTGAGGTGTCTGGATACCGACAGCATCCTGAGGACCTTCGAGAACATAGGCAGCGACACCTGGGAAGAATGGGCGCTGGCCTTCCACCCTCATCGGCGTCTGTTGGCATTTGCAGGCACAAATGCTATCCGCTATACGTCCGCTCCCCGCTGGGAGATCTACCAGTTCGGCGACGGCGTGGTTCATTCGGAGCCCATATCGTGCCTGCAATTCACCGCCCTTGGCGACATAGTGGTGCTGCTTACCGCCAGCCAAGACAACATCGCAGTGTGGGATTTCGACACCCAATCTGTTCTATATAGGCGAACGG GATGCGAGTTCAGGTTGTGTTTCCTTACCGACCTGAGGGAGAACGAGGTCAGCCTGGCAATCTTGGGACACGTCTATGACAGAA AGCCCTGGACCCTCACTCGGCTGACACTACCTGCTGATGACCgcatggaggaggtaggGGTGAAGCGCCTCGCGGAGGCGAGTTCCTCTTCGAAAGGCGCTGACGCCCAAGTAAACAAGCGACTGCGCCGGATGGTGGATGATGAGGCGGAGGATGCCGGAGACGACGTTGCGGAGGATGCTGGAGACGACGTTGCGGAGGATGAGGGCGGCCTCTTTGACGGCGTAGACAATATCGACGTCGATGCCGAGAAGCCGGAGGCACCAGCGTCCCCATCAaggcaccgccgccgcaacGTAGACGTCTTCGACGTGCTCAATGATGAATCGAGCATCGCGCTGATGGAGGACATCGAGCGGCTCAAGCGGCGTGTGGCACAACTTGAGCGGCGGACTGAGGCGCGTTACAATCTCACGCCGGGCTCATGCCCAGCGCCGCATGACGAGTCTTCTCAATG GCTCATGTATTGGGACGATGGTGGGCAGATTACCAAGCAAGGTTCCGGCGATTCCACAACTCTGCACGTCCACCTCTACTCGGGCCCCAATGCCGGTTACATACAGAAGCATGACAGCCACAACTGCCACACGGCCGCGCTGTGCGGTAGGGCCCTGGTCACGGGCAGCGAGTTGGCTGTAGACAACGCACCCCAGGGGCTGTTGACCGTCTACAACCTGGGCACCAACGAGATCTGGCAGCGCCGGTTAAGGCACGAAAGCATCGCCTCAGTGGCAGTCTCTGACGAATTTGTAGCTGTTCTGGGAGACGGCGTGCTCTACATATTCTCCTTTGCGGGTAGCATGTTGGGGGTGTACCGCCTGAAAGGCGCACCGGTCGGCCTAGCTGCCAAGGGCAACATCTTGGCCGTCATTTCAGAGTGCACCAGCAACCCAAGGTCGTCCACAGTGTACTCCACGCGCCTGTTGTGGGTGAACGGTTTGCGCGGCCTCGCCCGAAATTCCTTGAACCGCGTCGTCGACCTTTACGACGACGTGCTCGTACTGCCGCCTAACAGACATGTGTCATGGCTCAGCATTTCCGACCAGCTCAACCTCTGGGTGGGCGATTCGTCCG GCCAGTTGATGTCGCTGGTGCCGGCCATGGCGAGCTTCCACAAGCTGGGCGGCGTGTCCTTCGAGTGGGTCCCATCGCTGCACCTCGCCGACCTGGGTGGTGAGAGCTCGTCGGAGGAGAAGAGCAATCGCATAAGGGCGTTCCCGCTCTACGTAAATGAGCAAAAG CTGTGCTACATCCGCCTGAAAGAGGGCGAACGCTACCCTCACAGCCATGCGCCAGTGAACTTCCTGGGCTACACGCTGCGTAAGGCGCCGCTGCGTATCGAGGGCGCAAGCGGTGCTTACATGCCGTTCAACAAGTTCCATTCGGTGATGACACGCGACCCCAAACTGAAGGAGGTCGGCCCCGCTGGCATCGTCGAGGATGTCGCTGCCATCCCCTGGCAGCAGTACGACGAGATGCGCCACTCCCTAACGCTGCAGGGGGCTCAACTCGAGCTGTTgatgcagctgcagcaggcgtaCGGCTTCTGGTTCCGTGATGCCGAGCGCGTGACCCAGAAGGCTGCGACTTCGATGGGCAACGTCGAACTGGTGCACGACAAGTGGCTGCTGCGTATGCTGCGCAAAGTGAAAGGCCAGCGCCAG GACAGCAATGTACTCTACGATGTGCTGCGTATGATCCGCTACCAGCGTTGCTTGGACACTGCCGCTGAAATCCTGTCGGACCAGATGGACGGTCGCCAGAG GAGGGTTCTGCGTGAAGCGTCGATGCTGCTGGCCAATGGCCCGAACCGGGACTTTTTGTTCCCATCGCGCGAGAACAAGGCACCTGATGCCAACGATGCGCAGCAGCCCAGAGCGGATGGCGAGCCGGATGCTGGGAGAGGCGTGCATGATGTGACTGTCCTCAACAGGACCGTTGTTGCAGACAAGGACACGGTACCTGTCAGCGTAGCTGCCCCAGCTAAGGCCGTGCCGCCGTCCGCTGCACCCAAGCCGAAAGCGCCGGCCAAGCCCGTGCACGGTTTCGTGGAAGTCGACGGCAACCCAGAGGACAAatcaaactggatggaacAGGTGTTCCGCCCATGA
- a CDS encoding VACUOLAR ATP SYNTHASE SUBUNIT H, putative codes for MEPEALNKLIQKEGTVYDSVIPDFAEWVASGALDESSSEVLQRFEGMNSVERCDFIRDNELVARVLLNSTYATGPGLLRCYSLERLCDACRVDASTYAFLLNTLNDRDVFEIYYDIATHDSERKIIEKTMFLLSGFLACGKDRFTLEQVMSLLQSILASNTDAAPKLYAIANLIEEESYRESVFQESALIELIGSCLKREGAPNAQYKAVYCMWLFSRSQNYVEAMYDKGLVHALCDLFCSTKIEKIVRVGLLLLKNLFKSTRCLELIIDKNVSQTLTLLEYDKWRDIELYDNIQQLRASLESKTTKISNFERYVLEVDTGALKWSVLHSEKFWAVHFDKFEDDEFSVISKLVKLLYASEDPTTIAVACFDLGEFARLYHNGKTICQKFRVKDRVMELIGSRDREVAREAMLCAQKLMVQKWQQVWTS; via the coding sequence ATGGAGCCGGAAGCGCTCAACAAGCTCATCCAGAAGGAGGGGACTGTCTACGATTCGGTGATCCCTGACTTCGCAGAATGGGTCGCCTCCGGCGCGCTGGACGAGTCGTCGTCCgaggtgctgcagcgctTCGAGGGCATGAACAGCGTGGAGCGCTGCGATTTCATACGGGATAACGAGCTCGTCGCTCGAGTGCTGCTCAACTCAACCTATGCGACGGGTCCGGGTCTGCTGCGGTGCTACTCGCTGGAGAGGCTGTGCGACGCCTGCCGGGTGGACGCCTCAACCTACGCGTTCCTGCTCAACACACTCAACGATCGCGATGTTTTCGAGATCTACTACGACATCGCCACCCACGACAGCGAGCGGAAGATAATCGAGAAGACCATGTTCCTGCTCTCCGGGTTCCTTGCGTGCGGCAAGGACAGGTTCACCCTCGAGCAGGTGATGAGCCTCCTGCAGTCGATCCTTGCCAGCAACACCGACGCGGCGCCCAAACTCTACGCCATCGCAAACCtgattgaggaggagagCTACCGCGAGTCCGTGTTCCAGGAGAGTGCCCTGATCGAGCTGATCGGGAGCTGCCTGAAGAGGGAAGGCGCGCCTAACGCGCAGTACAAGGCGGTCTACTGCATGTGGCTGTTCTCTCGCAGCCAGAACTACGTCGAAGCCATGTACGACAAGGGCCTGGTGCATGCGCTGTGCGACCTCTTTTGCTCCACCAAGATAGAGAAGATCGTCCGCGTcggcctgctgctgctgaaaaACCTCTTCAAGAGCACGCGATGCCTGGAGCTCATCATCGACAAGAACGTGTCGCAGACGctcacgctgctggagtaCGACAAGTGGCGTGACATCGAGCTCTACGACAacatccagcagctccgcgCGTCGCTCGAGAGCAAGACCACGAAGATCAGCAACTTCGAAAGGTACGTCCTCGAGGTCGACACCGGGGCGCTGAAGTGGTCCGTGCTGCACTCCGAGAAGTTCTGGGCCGTGCACTTCGACAAAttcgaggacgacgagTTCAGCGTCATCTCGAAGCTGGTCAAGCTGCTGTACGCCTCCGAGGACCCCACCACCATCGCCGTGGCGTGCTTCGACCTGGGCGAGTTCGCCCGGCTCTACCACAACGGCAAGACCATCTGCCAGAAGTTCCGCGTCAAGGACCGCGTCATGGAACTCATCGGGAGCCGCGACCGCGAGGTTGCGAGGGAGGCCATGCTCTGCGCGCAGAAGCTCATGGTGCAGAAGTGGCAGCAAGTGTGGACCTCCTGA